In Planctomycetota bacterium, one DNA window encodes the following:
- a CDS encoding bifunctional heptose 7-phosphate kinase/heptose 1-phosphate adenyltransferase, producing MTSKPIAMPGTLPTDSTTEILLVGDVMLDRYFQGKCDRISPEAPVPVLHVRNSFDRPGGAANVAVNVAAMGCRPRLVGAVGTDAAATRLRAVLEADGAPVDGLVATPEIPTTTKNRLLAAHQQIARFDEELPLTSADIRGQIIARIEEFLDTTRLVIISDYAKGVCDTTVCRAVIEEAGRRGLPIVVDPKDAVFTKYAGATVITPNRLEAATVVGRPVRDPDDAIRAAREIRARWPIEAVVVTLGEQGLVLVSGDKVVMIPTQAKQVYDVTGAGDTFVATLAAAMTQGLELDRACGIANVAAGLQVSRIGTARITWSEVMDEIDRQSTASLGKVLAEPDLLRVVQRARSEGKTIGFTNGCFDILHHGHVALLEAASRECDFLVVGLNSDASVRRLKGPPRPFLPSAARQAVLAGLSSVACVCEFDEDTPLELIRAIGPDVLVKGGDYSATAVVGADIVTARGGRVVTPLFVPGVSTTNIADRIAAAARER from the coding sequence ATGACTTCGAAGCCGATCGCCATGCCAGGAACCTTGCCCACCGACTCCACGACGGAGATCCTGCTGGTCGGCGATGTGATGCTCGATCGCTACTTCCAGGGGAAGTGCGACCGGATCTCGCCAGAGGCGCCGGTCCCCGTGCTCCATGTGCGAAACAGCTTCGATCGCCCTGGCGGTGCGGCCAACGTGGCGGTCAACGTCGCGGCGATGGGATGCCGGCCGCGGCTCGTCGGTGCCGTCGGCACCGATGCCGCGGCCACTCGCCTCCGGGCGGTCCTCGAAGCCGACGGCGCGCCTGTCGATGGTCTAGTGGCCACGCCGGAGATTCCCACCACCACGAAGAACCGGCTCCTCGCCGCACATCAGCAGATCGCCCGTTTCGACGAGGAACTGCCGCTGACCAGCGCCGACATTCGCGGCCAGATCATCGCTCGAATCGAGGAGTTTCTCGACACCACCCGGCTGGTGATCATCTCCGACTACGCCAAGGGTGTTTGCGACACGACGGTCTGCAGGGCGGTGATCGAAGAAGCGGGCCGCCGCGGCCTGCCGATCGTCGTCGATCCCAAGGATGCCGTTTTCACGAAGTATGCCGGCGCGACCGTCATCACGCCCAACCGCCTGGAGGCCGCGACCGTCGTCGGCCGCCCAGTGCGCGACCCTGACGACGCGATCCGCGCCGCCCGCGAGATCCGCGCCCGCTGGCCGATCGAGGCTGTGGTGGTGACGCTCGGCGAGCAAGGTCTCGTGCTCGTCTCCGGGGACAAAGTCGTGATGATCCCGACGCAAGCCAAGCAGGTTTACGATGTTACCGGAGCCGGCGACACGTTCGTTGCGACGCTGGCCGCGGCGATGACCCAGGGCCTGGAGCTGGACCGCGCCTGTGGCATCGCCAACGTCGCCGCTGGCCTCCAGGTGTCACGGATCGGCACCGCGCGGATCACTTGGTCGGAAGTGATGGACGAGATCGATCGCCAGTCGACCGCGTCGCTTGGCAAGGTGCTGGCGGAGCCCGACCTGCTCCGCGTGGTTCAGCGGGCCCGGAGCGAGGGAAAGACGATCGGATTCACCAATGGCTGCTTCGACATCCTCCATCACGGGCATGTGGCGCTACTGGAAGCGGCATCTCGGGAGTGCGATTTCCTCGTCGTCGGCCTCAATTCCGACGCCTCCGTCCGCCGGCTCAAGGGACCACCCCGGCCGTTCCTGCCGTCGGCGGCGCGGCAGGCGGTGCTCGCGGGCCTGTCGAGTGTCGCGTGCGTGTGTGAATTCGACGAAGACACGCCGCTGGAACTGATCCGCGCGATCGGACCGGACGTGCTCGTCAAGGGGGGGGATTATTCGGCGACGGCCGTGGTCGGGGCCGACATCGTGACGGCCCGCGGGGGTCGGGTGGTGACCCCGCTGTTCGTACCCGGGGTCTCCACGACCAACATCGCCGATCGGATTGCCGCGGCAGCTCGCGAACGATGA
- a CDS encoding SIS domain-containing protein codes for MNESLLNQIHSAADTLRSLGDHVGAIEAIAHRIVVSLSAHGTLYLCGNGGSAADAEHVAAEFVGRFLMERRPLPAVALTCNGPLLTAIGNDYDYSDVFARQVRAHATPRDCVIGISTSGRSPNVLKALADGRAAGATTIGMTGAVGHQLAELCDACLLVPATHTPRIQEAQLLAWHLICDLVDRTMFPPSSTPR; via the coding sequence ATGAATGAGTCGCTTCTCAATCAGATCCACAGCGCAGCCGACACCCTGCGCTCCCTCGGCGATCATGTCGGAGCGATCGAGGCGATCGCACACCGTATCGTCGTCTCCCTGTCGGCACACGGCACGCTCTATTTGTGCGGCAACGGTGGTAGCGCCGCCGACGCGGAGCATGTCGCGGCGGAGTTCGTCGGCCGGTTTCTCATGGAGCGACGTCCGCTCCCGGCCGTCGCCCTGACCTGCAATGGGCCGCTGCTGACGGCGATCGGCAACGACTACGACTACTCCGACGTCTTCGCCCGCCAGGTGCGGGCCCATGCCACGCCGCGGGATTGCGTGATCGGGATCAGCACCAGCGGCCGCTCCCCGAACGTGCTCAAGGCACTGGCCGACGGCCGGGCGGCCGGGGCGACGACGATCGGGATGACCGGTGCGGTCGGCCACCAACTGGCCGAACTGTGCGACGCCTGCCTGCTCGTGCCGGCGACGCACACCCCGCGCATTCAGGAGGCGCAACTACTCGCCTGGCATCTGATTTGCGACCTCGTCGATCGCACGATGTTTCCACCCTCGTCGACCCCGCGCTGA
- a CDS encoding glycosyltransferase, which produces MKPRDGTALRPPEVVLVSSTLDDDGGIPVCVAHLAGGLSRLGLVVSITGQYSRFVAPALVSPDYLSGVEVDAVRRSWTPQGQAVAAVAVRNIVARRAIAARQRGRQLVVHAHGVWVLPVIAAVAAARAAGCGVTVSPHGMLRRDALRKSPWRKQAALALAVRRMIANADTLHATSPDEAEELERRFPGCHARLLPLGIEPIAGVIRSERRPGAPRVAACLGRILPIKNLESLLDAWKTVAPEGWRLVVAGPGDPDYVATLRGRCLSLGIDHLVELRGSVAREELGDFLTGLDLFVLPSRSEAFSLVVGEALSAGVPVVASTAAPWQGVVDHGCGWWVEPTTAALAGALRVATTIRSADLAAMGKRGAEWVRREYDWETIAARHLTELYEPALAAALLD; this is translated from the coding sequence ATGAAGCCCCGTGACGGCACGGCCCTCCGCCCGCCTGAGGTGGTGCTCGTCTCCAGCACCCTCGACGACGACGGCGGCATTCCGGTCTGCGTCGCCCATCTGGCCGGTGGGCTATCGCGACTCGGGCTCGTCGTTTCGATCACCGGACAATACTCCCGGTTCGTGGCGCCCGCGTTGGTATCGCCGGACTACCTCTCGGGAGTCGAGGTGGACGCCGTTCGCCGTTCGTGGACACCTCAGGGGCAGGCCGTGGCGGCGGTGGCCGTGCGCAACATCGTCGCCCGCCGTGCGATCGCTGCACGGCAGCGCGGCCGGCAGCTTGTCGTCCACGCCCATGGAGTGTGGGTGCTGCCCGTGATCGCCGCCGTGGCGGCCGCCCGAGCCGCCGGCTGTGGCGTGACGGTGTCACCGCACGGGATGCTGCGCCGCGACGCCCTCCGAAAGAGCCCGTGGCGAAAGCAGGCCGCACTGGCTCTCGCGGTCCGGCGGATGATCGCCAATGCCGACACCCTCCATGCCACGTCACCCGACGAGGCCGAGGAGCTCGAACGACGGTTCCCCGGCTGCCACGCGCGATTACTGCCGCTGGGGATCGAGCCGATCGCCGGGGTCATCCGCTCCGAGCGCCGACCGGGGGCTCCCCGCGTTGCGGCCTGCCTGGGGCGGATCCTGCCGATCAAGAATCTCGAGTCGCTGCTCGACGCGTGGAAGACCGTCGCGCCGGAGGGCTGGCGGCTGGTCGTGGCGGGGCCGGGCGATCCGGACTATGTGGCCACGCTCCGCGGCCGGTGCCTGAGCCTCGGAATCGACCACCTCGTCGAGCTCCGCGGATCGGTCGCGCGCGAGGAGCTCGGCGATTTCCTCACTGGCCTGGATCTCTTCGTCCTCCCGTCTCGGTCCGAGGCGTTCTCGCTGGTGGTGGGTGAGGCCCTGTCGGCCGGAGTGCCGGTGGTGGCCTCGACGGCGGCACCGTGGCAGGGTGTCGTCGACCACGGCTGCGGCTGGTGGGTCGAACCGACGACAGCGGCGCTCGCTGGAGCCCTCCGTGTGGCGACGACGATTCGATCCGCGGATCTCGCCGCGATGGGGAAGCGGGGTGCGGAATGGGTGCGCAGGGAATACGATTGGGAGACGATCGCGGCTCGCCACCTCACCGAACTCTACGAACCGGCGCTCGCGGCCGCGTTGCTCGACTGA
- a CDS encoding glycosyltransferase family 9 protein — MIHAAARRLRAIVNSPRVHVALTRPWTRRVLPGTPRSFLVFQTNHIGDFVLGTPLLVALREAYPAAKIHLAVVQGLAELARSCPLIDSVTVLPDGLAFWGPASQVDPRRIARLAWIAATRLRTFVPDVAIVPRRNTDAHGAAILALFSGAPRRIGFGGTGSAGRTGDSAGFETYFTDPVAVPGPIHEVLANRAVATAAGIALASWEPCVWHSVEDAAAVDRLFDDANVSRGRLVVFAPGAAAAFRRWPAGRFAEVGRAVVADGNTPSVVIAGSTADRESAAEIRALMPDGTCHDFTGRLHLGQTVALLRRAALFVGNDSGPLHLAAAAGVPCVEVSSFPGDGDPSHPNSPVRFGPWGVPRRVLQPAMARRPCQRACSAGEAHCILDVEPSAVIEAVRQLLSTPHATSDLR; from the coding sequence ATGATCCACGCCGCCGCCCGGCGTCTTCGCGCGATCGTCAATTCCCCACGGGTGCACGTCGCGCTGACCCGGCCATGGACTCGCCGCGTTCTCCCCGGCACGCCACGCTCGTTTCTGGTGTTCCAGACCAATCACATCGGTGATTTCGTCCTCGGGACTCCGCTGCTGGTCGCGCTCCGCGAAGCCTATCCGGCCGCGAAGATCCATCTCGCCGTGGTTCAGGGGCTGGCCGAGCTGGCACGATCGTGTCCGTTGATCGACAGTGTTACGGTGCTGCCGGACGGGCTCGCGTTCTGGGGACCTGCTTCCCAGGTGGACCCGCGACGCATCGCCCGCCTGGCGTGGATCGCCGCGACGAGGCTCCGCACATTCGTACCGGACGTTGCGATCGTGCCCCGGCGCAACACGGATGCCCACGGGGCCGCGATTCTCGCGCTGTTCAGCGGCGCGCCGCGCCGGATCGGATTCGGTGGCACGGGTTCGGCCGGGCGCACCGGCGACAGCGCCGGATTCGAGACCTACTTTACTGATCCAGTCGCCGTACCCGGGCCCATCCACGAGGTACTGGCGAACCGGGCCGTGGCGACGGCTGCCGGGATCGCCCTCGCTTCGTGGGAACCGTGCGTATGGCACTCCGTCGAGGACGCCGCCGCCGTCGACCGATTGTTCGACGACGCCAACGTCAGTCGTGGGCGACTGGTGGTGTTCGCCCCAGGTGCGGCCGCCGCCTTTCGCCGTTGGCCTGCCGGTCGGTTTGCCGAAGTCGGTCGCGCCGTCGTGGCGGACGGCAATACCCCGTCCGTAGTCATAGCCGGTTCCACGGCTGACCGGGAATCGGCGGCCGAAATACGGGCGTTGATGCCCGACGGTACGTGCCACGACTTCACCGGTCGCCTCCATCTGGGGCAAACGGTCGCGCTGTTGCGCCGGGCGGCTCTTTTCGTCGGAAACGATAGCGGTCCGCTTCACTTGGCCGCCGCGGCCGGGGTACCATGCGTGGAGGTGTCATCGTTTCCCGGTGATGGTGATCCTTCGCACCCCAACTCTCCGGTCCGGTTCGGCCCTTGGGGGGTGCCCCGACGGGTCCTTCAACCGGCGATGGCGCGACGACCGTGCCAACGCGCCTGCTCGGCCGGCGAGGCGCACTGCATTCTCGACGTTGAGCCGTCCGCGGTGATCGAGGCCGTACGGCAACTATTGTCAACGCCCCACGCGACGTCCGACCTCCGGTAG